Proteins encoded within one genomic window of Synechococcus sp. PCC 7335:
- a CDS encoding lipid-A-disaccharide synthase produces MLSPTDLHQTSSMSDPPSEPVDVVILSNGPGEVATWVKPVVRSLRQKAPNYRISVVLSPCPHASGKEPTILSKYPEVDRVQSASHFFKFLLTGKTADSWDWFAKGIVVFLGGDQLYTVMVARRLGYRTLTYAEWDARWTGLVNRFGIMQPKILDKVPRARQHKFTVVGDLMGDVQAIADRTEITNILGCDPAADIIGFLPGSKPIKLEMGVPMLLGIAQILHNQRPFEQSLQYVVGVAPNLKLADLMAYADPALNDAMALLKAPSITLHEPKQGLPYWQLKDGPKIYLWQRFPALDLFSQCQLCFTTVGANTAQLAALATPMIVLLPTQKLDAMKIAEGWPRLVSQLPGLRAIARTIIGPMLLKGLQKSHKYFSWPNITAKAQVVPELFGTITPQQAADVALDYLRYPEKLNQVRQALRNLRGPAGAADRMAELILETINYPE; encoded by the coding sequence ATGCTCAGCCCTACTGATCTTCATCAGACCAGCTCGATGTCTGATCCGCCATCTGAGCCTGTTGATGTCGTGATCTTGTCTAATGGACCTGGCGAGGTGGCAACTTGGGTGAAGCCTGTGGTGCGATCGCTCCGTCAAAAAGCGCCCAACTACCGCATCTCGGTTGTCCTTTCTCCTTGCCCCCATGCTTCTGGCAAAGAGCCCACTATTCTCTCGAAATATCCAGAGGTAGACCGCGTTCAAAGCGCCTCTCATTTCTTCAAATTTCTGCTAACAGGCAAGACTGCTGATAGCTGGGACTGGTTCGCCAAAGGCATTGTCGTCTTTCTCGGTGGCGATCAGCTATACACCGTCATGGTTGCCAGGCGGCTAGGCTACCGCACGCTTACCTACGCCGAATGGGATGCGCGCTGGACTGGCTTGGTCAATAGATTCGGCATCATGCAGCCCAAGATCCTAGATAAAGTCCCTAGAGCTAGACAGCACAAATTTACCGTTGTTGGCGATCTGATGGGAGATGTACAGGCGATCGCCGATCGCACCGAAATTACCAACATTTTGGGCTGCGACCCCGCTGCCGACATTATTGGGTTCCTACCAGGATCCAAGCCGATCAAGCTGGAGATGGGGGTTCCTATGCTGCTGGGCATTGCCCAAATTCTCCATAATCAAAGGCCCTTTGAGCAGTCACTACAGTATGTCGTCGGCGTTGCCCCCAACCTCAAGCTAGCCGATCTAATGGCCTACGCAGATCCTGCACTCAATGACGCCATGGCGCTATTGAAAGCACCTAGCATCACTTTGCACGAGCCCAAACAAGGACTTCCCTATTGGCAGCTCAAAGACGGTCCGAAAATCTATTTATGGCAGCGTTTCCCCGCTTTAGATCTGTTCTCACAGTGCCAGCTATGTTTCACTACGGTAGGTGCGAATACTGCCCAGCTAGCCGCCCTAGCGACTCCAATGATCGTGCTTCTACCCACCCAAAAGCTAGACGCGATGAAGATAGCCGAAGGTTGGCCCAGACTAGTTTCTCAACTGCCAGGGCTACGGGCGATCGCCCGCACGATCATTGGCCCTATGCTGCTAAAAGGTCTGCAAAAATCCCATAAATACTTCTCCTGGCCGAACATCACCGCCAAGGCCCAAGTTGTCCCTGAACTCTTTGGTACGATCACGCCTCAACAAGCTGCCGACGTCGCCTTGGACTATCTAAGATATCCTGAAAAACTAAACCAGGTTCGCCAAGCCCTTAGAAACCTACGTGGACCCGCCGGAGCTGCCGACCGAATGGCCGAACTCATACTAGAGACCATCAACTATCCTGAATAA